Proteins from a genomic interval of Bdellovibrionales bacterium:
- a CDS encoding class I SAM-dependent rRNA methyltransferase codes for MVGKAMDSKVWHLKSKSDYRFRMGHPWAMANELQESPKGIEPGSAIELRDSRNEFLAYGYGNPQSNIAFRELSRKPAPSHPLFDHNFVIHRLRQCLDLRKKLGWNQFSFRLIHGEGDRLPGLILDRFLLADGIGQVFVLQAHTAGAHALLPQIVDNLKILSQEMGFSWEQVGIVIRNDLAVRKFEGLQPEEPKILKDLSGWTPELSEIAVAKTNGEKIIFRCDLLRGQKTGFFLDHANNISLAKAYCLSLFLGRDVRLLDLFSYVGQWSTQLGVSLAQADAKVSLFAQDASEGALQKTKSNWERHGLAGETLKSDILQDLKNSKSESYDIVVCDPPALIKSRKDHGPGKQAYVKLNREAMRLLKPGGLFITCSCSGLLTEEDLQEALLGGARKSQSRFQWIARGSQSPDHPVRMEFPEGRYLKMWIGIKESTQ; via the coding sequence ATGGTAGGCAAGGCCATGGATTCAAAAGTTTGGCATCTCAAATCCAAATCCGATTACCGATTTCGCATGGGACACCCCTGGGCCATGGCCAATGAGCTTCAAGAGAGTCCAAAAGGAATCGAGCCGGGCTCTGCCATTGAACTTCGAGACTCCCGAAATGAATTTTTGGCCTATGGGTACGGAAACCCCCAATCAAATATCGCTTTTCGGGAACTGTCTCGCAAGCCTGCTCCCAGTCACCCGCTCTTTGATCATAATTTTGTCATTCATCGCCTCAGACAATGCCTCGACCTGCGCAAAAAGTTGGGCTGGAATCAGTTTAGTTTTCGACTCATCCACGGAGAAGGAGATCGCCTGCCTGGTCTGATCCTTGATCGCTTCCTGCTCGCAGATGGCATCGGTCAGGTCTTTGTGCTTCAGGCCCACACGGCAGGCGCTCATGCTCTCCTGCCCCAAATAGTTGATAACCTGAAGATCTTGAGCCAGGAAATGGGGTTTTCATGGGAGCAAGTCGGGATTGTGATACGTAACGATTTGGCGGTGCGAAAATTTGAAGGCTTACAACCTGAAGAACCGAAAATCCTAAAAGATCTATCAGGATGGACACCGGAATTGTCAGAAATAGCTGTGGCAAAGACAAATGGCGAAAAAATTATTTTCAGATGTGACCTGCTTCGAGGGCAAAAGACAGGTTTTTTTCTCGACCATGCTAACAACATATCTTTGGCTAAAGCTTATTGCCTTTCTCTGTTTCTAGGCCGCGACGTGCGGCTGTTAGATCTATTTAGCTATGTGGGCCAGTGGAGCACTCAGTTGGGAGTCTCCCTTGCACAAGCCGACGCTAAGGTGAGTCTCTTCGCTCAAGATGCTTCAGAGGGAGCCCTTCAAAAAACCAAGAGCAATTGGGAAAGACATGGGCTTGCTGGTGAGACATTAAAATCAGACATCTTGCAGGATCTTAAAAATTCGAAATCAGAAAGTTATGACATTGTTGTTTGCGATCCTCCGGCACTGATCAAATCACGAAAAGACCACGGACCCGGAAAACAAGCCTACGTTAAGCTGAATCGTGAAGCCATGCGCCTGTTAAAACCAGGGGGTCTATTTATCACCTGCTCTTGTTCAGGACTTTTAACAGAAGAAGACCTCCAAGAAGCTCTTCTCGGGGGAGCTCGGAAAAGCCAAAGTAGATTTCAATGGATCGCTCGAGGTTCTCAATCACCCGACCATCCTGTTCGCATGGAATTTCCAGAAGGTCGGTATCTGAAAATGTGGATCGGGATTAAGGAATCGACGCAGTAA
- a CDS encoding ABC-F family ATP-binding cassette domain-containing protein, with translation MILVNVFDLHKSFASKDLFGGISFGINEGERTGLVGPNGSGKSTLMKIIAGIASPDSGRVTKRKGLRIGFLEQTPIFDEGETILSSLLSAGADPDESYSKAFEWIGNLKLSQFGDEFLVKDLSGGWQKMVALGRELMKEPELLLLDEPTNHLDISSILWLENFLRQASFSILMVTHDRLFLQRVVNRIMDLDPRNPHHLLIAEGDYAQYLETKDLELAALARHQKVLTNTLRRETEWLRRGAKARQTKQTARLDAAQDLKQTVQDLQKKNLHQKVKIDFGEIEKSPQKLIEAKQISKSYGSKKLFADLDVLIRRKSRLAILGDNGTGKSTLIQILLKKQDPDSGSVFHADGLKIAYFEQSRETIDPNASVLKNVCPQGDYVSFQGKFIHVRSYLDKFLFFGHQSELPAHRLSGGEKARLRLAQLMLIEAQVLVLDEPTNDLDSDTLNVLEEALNEFPGALILVTHDRFFLDSVADELLAFPKPGSSNPQLLRFSDYWQWENWFQENPSDSVTSPPFSAAGKDQGASSGPKVRLSYKEKLELENMESSILKLETEQKRLEELSQSSSASSDNKKLQEISKELAQVALKIEEKYQRWSELSAKSLVT, from the coding sequence ATGATCCTTGTGAACGTTTTTGATCTTCACAAATCCTTCGCGAGCAAAGATCTTTTTGGCGGGATAAGCTTTGGAATCAATGAAGGTGAACGGACCGGATTGGTTGGTCCCAACGGCTCTGGAAAATCAACCCTCATGAAAATCATCGCCGGAATAGCCTCGCCCGACAGCGGACGAGTCACAAAGCGGAAAGGCCTCCGAATTGGCTTTTTGGAACAGACACCCATTTTTGACGAGGGCGAGACAATTCTCTCCTCGCTTCTCAGTGCAGGTGCCGATCCAGACGAATCCTATTCTAAGGCCTTTGAATGGATAGGAAATCTAAAACTCAGCCAGTTTGGAGATGAATTCTTAGTTAAAGATTTGAGTGGAGGCTGGCAGAAAATGGTGGCTCTGGGTCGAGAGCTAATGAAGGAGCCAGAACTCCTGTTACTGGATGAACCAACCAATCATCTCGATATATCGAGCATTCTGTGGCTTGAGAATTTTCTGCGTCAAGCATCCTTTTCTATTTTGATGGTCACTCATGATCGACTGTTCCTCCAGCGAGTTGTGAATCGGATCATGGATCTCGACCCTCGCAATCCTCATCATCTTTTGATTGCAGAGGGAGACTATGCCCAGTACTTAGAAACAAAGGATCTTGAGCTCGCCGCGCTGGCTCGGCACCAAAAGGTTTTGACTAATACCTTAAGAAGAGAAACGGAGTGGCTGAGAAGAGGGGCAAAGGCTCGACAGACAAAACAAACTGCCCGCCTTGATGCGGCCCAAGATCTCAAACAAACGGTTCAGGATTTACAAAAAAAGAATCTTCACCAAAAGGTGAAAATCGATTTTGGCGAAATCGAAAAATCACCACAAAAGCTTATCGAAGCAAAACAAATCAGTAAGTCTTATGGTTCAAAAAAGTTATTTGCTGACTTGGACGTCTTGATTCGACGAAAATCCCGACTTGCCATTCTTGGGGACAATGGCACAGGTAAATCGACCCTGATCCAAATCTTACTCAAAAAACAAGATCCCGATTCAGGATCAGTCTTTCATGCAGACGGCTTAAAAATTGCCTATTTTGAGCAAAGTCGAGAGACCATCGATCCAAATGCAAGTGTTCTAAAAAATGTCTGTCCACAGGGCGATTATGTGAGTTTCCAGGGAAAATTTATTCATGTCCGGTCTTATCTTGATAAATTTCTATTTTTTGGTCATCAGTCCGAGCTCCCTGCCCATCGGCTCTCGGGAGGAGAAAAGGCCCGTTTGCGGCTGGCGCAGCTCATGCTCATAGAGGCCCAGGTATTGGTGCTCGACGAGCCGACCAATGATCTTGATTCGGACACCCTGAATGTCCTGGAGGAGGCTTTAAATGAGTTTCCAGGGGCCCTTATACTTGTCACACATGATCGTTTTTTTCTGGATTCGGTCGCAGACGAGCTTTTGGCTTTCCCTAAACCCGGCTCCTCAAACCCTCAGTTGCTGCGATTCTCAGATTACTGGCAGTGGGAAAATTGGTTCCAAGAAAACCCCTCTGACTCCGTCACCTCTCCTCCCTTTTCTGCAGCAGGCAAAGACCAAGGGGCATCCTCGGGTCCTAAAGTGCGGCTTTCTTACAAAGAAAAATTGGAGTTAGAAAACATGGAATCTTCAATTTTGAAGCTTGAGACCGAACAAAAGCGCCTTGAAGAATTATCCCAGTCGTCCTCAGCCTCCTCAGATAACAAAAAACTCCAAGAAATTTCGAAGGAGCTCGCACAAGTAGCCCTGAAAATAGAGGAAAAATACCAGAGATGGAGCGAACTCTCGGCTAAATCTCTCGTTACATAG
- a CDS encoding thermonuclease family protein, with protein sequence MRTQRLLLAVLLILTFNLSIAARSASKPKPIEKLSGIALNCHDGDTCRVKISEKETRKIRLAGIDAPEIKQPFGKEAQTYIEKLIKDKKVDLECEGMSFDRHTCRILLGPLDVGREMVLSGMAWDSPLYSKKRYTENMAIAKTEKKGLWREPASVSPYCFRKPTSKNCKNRQEYMP encoded by the coding sequence ATGAGAACACAGCGCTTGCTTCTGGCCGTCTTATTGATTCTTACATTCAATCTCTCGATCGCAGCTCGGTCTGCGAGCAAACCAAAGCCGATCGAAAAACTGAGCGGAATCGCCCTCAATTGCCATGACGGAGACACCTGTCGTGTGAAAATTTCTGAAAAAGAAACCAGAAAGATTCGTCTTGCAGGCATTGACGCCCCTGAGATCAAACAGCCCTTCGGAAAGGAAGCTCAAACCTACATCGAAAAATTGATCAAAGATAAGAAAGTAGATCTCGAATGTGAGGGGATGAGCTTTGATCGCCACACCTGTCGAATTCTCTTGGGACCCCTTGACGTTGGAAGAGAAATGGTACTATCAGGTATGGCGTGGGACTCCCCCCTCTATTCAAAGAAAAGGTACACTGAGAACATGGCTATCGCCAAAACAGAAAAAAAAGGACTTTGGCGAGAACCTGCCTCGGTTTCTCCCTATTGCTTTAGAAAACCGACTTCCAAAAACTGTAAAAATAGACAGGAATATATGCCATGA
- a CDS encoding viroplasmin family protein, with product MSGNLDFSNTILLFSDGACSGNPGPGGFGTIIVTPDGQVEELGEHNPSTTNNRMEMVGVLRGLQKIKNLTGDLWVLTDSTYVIRGITQWIWGWKKKNWITAEGADVANKDLWEHLDQEVKARLARGKVEWKYLRGHQGNPGNERCDEIAVSFSKKKNPDLFKGTLLAYPTAIYDLPDDLSLPPMKPKTEKSPAYSYLSYVNGSLKRHKTWPECESQVKGRSGAKFKKSTSRDDEQEIVVAWGLDPSVLDSL from the coding sequence ATGAGTGGAAATCTAGATTTCTCAAATACCATACTTCTGTTCTCCGATGGGGCCTGTTCCGGAAATCCTGGCCCTGGAGGATTTGGCACAATCATTGTGACCCCAGATGGACAAGTCGAAGAACTGGGTGAACACAACCCCTCTACCACAAACAATCGCATGGAGATGGTTGGGGTTCTGCGAGGACTCCAAAAGATTAAGAACTTGACGGGTGATCTCTGGGTACTTACGGATTCCACTTATGTTATCCGAGGAATCACTCAGTGGATCTGGGGTTGGAAAAAAAAGAATTGGATCACGGCCGAGGGCGCCGACGTTGCCAATAAGGACCTATGGGAACATCTCGATCAAGAGGTCAAAGCCCGGCTTGCAAGAGGAAAAGTGGAATGGAAATACCTTCGAGGGCATCAAGGAAATCCGGGGAACGAACGATGCGATGAAATTGCTGTGAGTTTTTCAAAAAAGAAGAATCCAGATTTATTTAAGGGCACACTGCTGGCTTACCCGACTGCGATCTATGATCTTCCTGATGACCTTTCGCTACCGCCCATGAAACCAAAAACAGAAAAGTCACCGGCTTACTCCTACCTCAGCTATGTTAATGGCAGCCTGAAGAGACATAAGACTTGGCCAGAGTGCGAATCACAAGTGAAGGGTCGCTCTGGAGCTAAATTTAAAAAATCCACTTCACGAGACGATGAGCAGGAAATTGTTGTCGCCTGGGGATTGGATCCCAGTGTCCTGGACAGCCTGTAA
- a CDS encoding tail fiber domain-containing protein, protein MDRLLIGRSNYRLFSYLVALNFAGTLIFSTSLASEAPSGLVYQGRIMKPDNSPLEAVSVLFDIEVYSPDGACLLFEETHTISMVGSGGSFSLTLGTGTPIGPSYFVREVFSNTGTFTGAGSCSYSPSTGDSRRIRVTFDEGGGPVALQDQIVQSVPYALYASKLEGKGKSDFLQINTTTSALSQANANSLFQNATYTELLALAAGTSTVFAKSVDLPVSSGVLNLSGAGQGVRVLDVPAGGDYAVNKNYSDGKIGGKSIDAANFAGLANGESVKWDTTANSGLGGWVRYTPASTSGFVVNGGQAGAITIGANDAYGVDFKTNNITRLSLSSTGDAVFSVTNFSAGSSNTVTGSYSAAIGEGNTAGTNRSFAVGSNNTATNGYSVAMGAGNSATGTNSFAVGYYGTASGDYSRTIGMYSTAASYQQISLGSYNLPTGTENSSSWVGTDPLLVVGNGTGSGASRSNALMILKNGNVGIGSSSPYSNLHISHPGGTGLTNPAEFRLLNSTIQGSSQIILGETDSVGEYDGMKIRYHSTSDGLYNALQVLGHYTGGDTSVHLSIDRNNGYVGIGTSTPSEVLEVNGNVKATSFISTSDVRLKTDIQQIKGLSAILKLQGLQYRWKNTGEGDAGVLAQEVEKIFPDAVRTDPVTGYKGVKYLYLIAPLIESAKELYEMCKTNETLTTQQTLELASLKNENSHLKSKLENLEKRLQDLEKKLGIYQ, encoded by the coding sequence ATGGACCGTTTGTTGATTGGCCGCTCAAATTATCGTCTTTTCTCCTATCTCGTCGCGCTTAATTTCGCTGGCACATTGATCTTCTCAACCTCACTTGCGAGCGAAGCTCCCTCGGGGCTGGTGTATCAAGGGCGTATCATGAAGCCTGACAACAGTCCGCTAGAAGCGGTGAGTGTTCTGTTTGATATCGAAGTGTACAGTCCCGATGGCGCCTGTCTTCTTTTTGAAGAAACCCATACGATTAGCATGGTGGGTTCAGGCGGCTCCTTTTCTCTCACTCTTGGCACTGGAACTCCGATTGGTCCCTCCTATTTTGTAAGAGAAGTTTTCTCAAATACGGGCACATTCACTGGAGCTGGGTCCTGCTCCTATTCTCCTTCAACTGGCGATAGTCGCCGGATCAGAGTTACTTTTGACGAAGGCGGCGGCCCCGTCGCATTGCAAGATCAAATCGTTCAGAGCGTCCCCTACGCCCTTTATGCCTCAAAACTCGAGGGCAAAGGCAAGAGTGATTTTTTGCAGATCAATACGACAACATCTGCGCTCAGCCAGGCAAACGCAAACTCACTTTTTCAAAATGCGACCTATACCGAACTCCTGGCTTTGGCTGCGGGCACCTCCACTGTCTTTGCGAAGAGCGTAGATCTCCCTGTATCAAGCGGCGTTCTGAACCTGAGTGGAGCTGGACAGGGCGTGAGAGTGCTAGACGTGCCTGCCGGCGGCGACTATGCCGTCAATAAAAATTATTCCGACGGAAAAATTGGTGGAAAATCAATCGATGCCGCGAACTTCGCAGGCCTTGCCAACGGTGAATCCGTGAAGTGGGACACGACAGCCAACAGCGGCTTGGGCGGTTGGGTTCGCTACACTCCAGCGTCAACAAGCGGATTTGTCGTGAACGGAGGGCAGGCCGGAGCTATTACAATCGGAGCGAACGACGCTTACGGAGTTGACTTTAAGACCAACAATATAACTAGGCTGTCACTTTCAAGCACGGGCGATGCAGTATTCAGTGTAACAAATTTTTCAGCAGGAAGTTCGAACACTGTGACGGGTTCTTATTCTGCGGCGATTGGCGAAGGAAATACGGCTGGGACAAATAGGTCTTTCGCTGTTGGAAGCAACAACACAGCTACCAATGGTTATTCGGTAGCTATGGGGGCAGGGAATAGCGCCACCGGTACGAATTCGTTCGCCGTCGGCTATTATGGCACAGCATCAGGAGATTACTCTCGAACAATTGGGATGTACTCTACCGCCGCATCCTATCAGCAGATAAGTCTCGGCAGCTATAATTTGCCAACAGGAACTGAAAATTCATCGTCATGGGTGGGTACAGATCCATTATTGGTAGTCGGCAACGGCACAGGGTCTGGCGCATCAAGATCCAACGCCCTCATGATCTTGAAAAACGGCAACGTGGGGATTGGCTCTTCATCCCCCTACAGTAATCTTCACATTTCTCACCCAGGCGGTACAGGTCTAACCAATCCGGCTGAGTTTCGCCTCCTCAACTCCACAATCCAGGGAAGCTCACAGATAATATTGGGAGAAACCGACTCGGTAGGCGAATACGATGGAATGAAAATACGCTACCACAGCACGAGCGATGGACTTTACAATGCCCTCCAAGTGCTCGGCCACTATACAGGTGGCGATACGAGCGTTCATCTCTCCATCGACCGCAATAATGGGTACGTGGGAATTGGGACATCGACGCCCAGTGAGGTTCTAGAAGTAAATGGAAATGTAAAGGCCACGAGTTTTATTTCAACTTCAGATGTGAGATTAAAAACAGATATTCAACAAATTAAGGGTCTGAGTGCAATTTTGAAACTTCAGGGACTGCAATACCGATGGAAAAATACAGGCGAAGGTGACGCCGGGGTTCTCGCTCAAGAAGTGGAAAAAATATTTCCCGATGCAGTTCGAACAGATCCCGTAACAGGTTATAAAGGCGTTAAATATCTGTACTTGATTGCGCCCCTCATTGAGTCGGCAAAGGAACTTTATGAGATGTGCAAAACCAATGAAACACTCACGACACAGCAAACTCTCGAACTGGCCAGTCTCAAAAATGAAAACTCTCACCTAAAAAGCAAACTTGAGAATCTAGAAAAACGGCTTCAAGACCTTGAAAAGAAATTGGGAATTTATCAATGA
- a CDS encoding nucleotidyl transferase AbiEii/AbiGii toxin family protein: MNKIQQLSADDRKAFFDEAVQKLGIVFPIIEKDFWVVWTLERLFSLKELKDHLTFKGGTSLSKVYRLIERFSEDIDVSIEKDFLGFSSPDKDPERAGSGKKQRAALESLSKACSDYVQNEMATALKKSITQGLGTAEGWQLSPDEKDPQALIFEYPNITPRGQYIHQAVKIEMGARSEHWPVSEHSIQSFVKQALSDKVTESEYKIRVLNAERTFWEKATLLHQYANLPDAKPLPPRISRHLYDFYQLLNSPICEKALRDLTLLERVAKHKNVYFASAWANYKTARKGTLKLSPPGRVVEELERDYESMATMFYGEKPRPQWDVILNAIAEFERDFNQPLQTLTLL; the protein is encoded by the coding sequence ATGAATAAAATTCAGCAATTATCGGCGGATGATCGCAAAGCCTTTTTCGACGAAGCCGTTCAAAAACTTGGTATCGTGTTTCCCATCATTGAAAAAGATTTTTGGGTTGTCTGGACCCTTGAAAGACTGTTTTCACTCAAAGAATTGAAAGATCACCTGACCTTCAAGGGTGGAACATCTTTGTCAAAAGTTTATAGATTGATCGAACGCTTTTCCGAAGACATCGATGTATCAATTGAAAAGGATTTCTTGGGGTTTAGTTCACCAGATAAAGATCCTGAGAGGGCAGGATCAGGCAAGAAACAACGAGCGGCTCTTGAGAGTCTATCGAAGGCTTGCTCTGATTACGTTCAAAATGAAATGGCGACGGCTTTAAAGAAAAGTATCACTCAGGGGTTGGGCACCGCAGAGGGCTGGCAGCTCAGCCCAGACGAAAAAGATCCGCAAGCACTTATATTCGAATATCCGAATATCACACCCAGGGGCCAATACATTCACCAGGCTGTAAAAATTGAAATGGGCGCCAGGTCTGAGCATTGGCCCGTCAGTGAACACTCGATCCAAAGTTTCGTGAAACAGGCCTTGTCCGATAAAGTAACTGAATCAGAATATAAAATCCGCGTCCTAAATGCCGAGAGGACTTTTTGGGAAAAGGCGACTCTTCTACACCAATACGCCAATCTACCAGATGCCAAGCCGTTACCTCCCCGCATTTCTCGTCATCTTTATGACTTCTATCAACTTCTTAATTCACCGATTTGTGAAAAGGCACTTCGTGACCTCACTCTTTTAGAGCGAGTGGCTAAACACAAAAATGTTTATTTTGCATCAGCTTGGGCGAACTACAAAACGGCACGCAAAGGTACATTAAAACTCTCTCCCCCGGGGCGGGTGGTCGAAGAACTTGAGAGAGACTATGAATCTATGGCGACTATGTTTTACGGTGAAAAACCCCGCCCACAATGGGACGTGATTTTGAACGCCATAGCTGAGTTCGAGCGGGACTTCAATCAACCCTTACAAACGCTGACGCTTCTATGA